The Papaver somniferum cultivar HN1 chromosome 6, ASM357369v1, whole genome shotgun sequence genome segment TGGTTTAGTGTGACTTTGTCGACAAATGAGGGAAACCCTGGTGTGCACCCTGGTTTtgagggggtgcacaaatttaCACTCAAATTAACAAATGAAAACACAGTAACACATGTTAGTACCACAAGTAAGTGGATAGGAGGGATAAAGAAGAAACTCACTAATGTAATCGTGTACCCAGATACGACatcttcctcatcttcaacaCACATAGACTTTACAAACCTGAATATCTGCATCAAAATAAAGAGTGGTACAATTCCTCATAAGAACATTAAACCAATCCATTTCATGCAGTAAAAggttaaaaaaaaatccaaccttTTGGTCTTCCTCACTGAAAAGATCGCCAAGTGCATAATGACTCAAAAACTGCAAAAACAATAACATAATCACACAATacgccaaaaaataaaaaatgattttgCATCAAGACAAAAGAGTTCTTCAAGAGGAAACGAGGATGGTTAGATTACTCACCGCAAGTAACCAGAAGTTTGGAAACTTTTCGACAATCTCATTTCTCTCCTGATAAAGAGGTCTCTGGTCTTTGTTACATTTCTGCTCAATAAGCACTTGCCGTTCCCTTGCCTTTTTCTCAAATTCTCGCTCCACTGCGACGCTTTCACGGTATTCTTCGCCATCAATCTATAAGACATTCACAAATAGACAGACAAGATAACTGTAAGGCTAAGACATGGAAGGAAACAATGAACAAAAAGTTAACGGGATAACATGTGCATCTAACCGTTTGAAGCTTGAGGTgtatattcaacaattcatccaaaGCAATCTTATGCTTGATTCCTTTCTCTGCTTCCAGTGCAGTAATCCACCTCTATTTTGGAAAGAAAAAAGCAAGGAGttttttcacaattttttggTAATTCTCAGGTAATATAATGGATcttgttttaaagaagaaaaattacGAAAACTTACCAGGGAACACCAGCACAGAACGAAGAGCGGAAATTTCAGAGCAGGGGAGTGGAGTATTATTAATAACAAGAGTTTTTAAGGCAGAAGAAGAAGGGTTTTTTCCCCAGTACAGAAAGAGTGATGTTATTATACAAAGAGAGAATTTTGGCGGGTTTAATAAGGTACTTGGTAAGGCAGATTCAAATCCATGTTATGGAGCCCAGGCATAAAAAGAAAAATGCTGATCTAGGGAAATGCCAATTTTGTATCTTTTTTGACACAAAAAGGGCAAAGTGTATTAAAACGGAAGGCTAAATTGGGGTCTGCTGAAACTAACTGGACTACTTAATTTATCCCGTCCTGATAGTCTGCTAAGGGATGTCTAAAATTATAACAAATCTACTTTATCCTTTTCCGTTTTATGTacttaaaaacctaaaaatcattCATCCATCATTATTTTGAGACTAATTTATAAAAAGATGACTAGAAGGACAGTATTATGCCTTATAGCATATAACTGACAACATTGCAGCAACCAATGACAAGAAAAGTGACAAATAACTCACATTTGAGAAATAGCCGAATACGCGTGGCCATAGATGCTCTTCGATTGTCTTAAGCACCTGGAGAGATAGAAGCAAGCTAATATTAACATATAACGTGTTAGGAAGGAAACATAATTACGGAGTCGCTTGTTCACTGATATACAAAAGGTAGGCACTTAGGAGAACGAAAAGAAACTGACAGAAAGTAAATTATAGAAACTACGAGATCAAGAGGGAAGTCTTCCACCATACAAGCCAATTCATTGTTACAAGTAAAGCCGACTATGGTTTGAAATTGCAGTTTAAGTGAATTAAAACTTGAGAAAAATGAAAACATATTACCTCATCATAAGGCTTTTGTGGAGTTTTGCGCTTAGGCTCAAAGAACCGTGTAAAGAAACTGTATTCAGAAGACATACACAGGGTGAGTATCTGCATACTCAGCATAGTAATATTTCTGAGCATAGAGAAGGGAAAGATGCCTAGATAATGTATTTAATGATATCATGTACCATCTCAAGCACATCTGCACTAGTTATGTTTCTAAAGTGTCAAGCGAGCTACATTCTACAGAGTACAAAGTAAATGAGATCCAAACAGTTAAAACACAAATTTCAACCGAACTACAATTAGAAATTTATTTGAAAGTTAAAACCTTGTAACAAACATGAATATGAGGCAAAATTAACAGCTATATTTGATAAACACCGAATAAGCTTTGAGAGGAAAGTAATCAATTGCATGAATGTAGCAAACATGGTCAATTTGCCAAATATCCACAACCAAACCTGCATTTAGCATAAATTCATGAAGCCTGGCGTTATAAGAAAACAAACCTTTTAATTTTAATATCCTTAAGCGATTGAATGCTCCCGGGAATCTTATTTTCTGATCCAGTTGTGGTGCCCTTGtcaaaataattgataattgttAGATTTATAACAAGTGGAAGATAGAGCAGATGTAATGAAAAAGCCCTTGTAAGTATTTCCTTACTGCATCCTTCTTCCACAAGATTTTAGTTccttttttatgaactatttgttTGTCGGTGCGTGAGTATATCGCTGTGAGACATGTATTTTTTAAATACGGATTCTTCTCGTCAAAGAACTGCAGTCAAGAAAACACTCATATTTACATGAATTTGATAGAAATACAAACATCTTGCAATCAAGTGAAGGATAGAGATATAGAAAAAACTTACAAAGGTAATTTCGCCATCTTCAACAACCACAGAGTTTATAAACTTGATTATCTGCATCCAATATAGAGAAGGGGAATTAAATGAATCCATAGGACTCATCTCAGGTCAGTTTCAAGATCATGCTGAAAGGTGAGAATGTCTTGTGGCGAGCCATAGAGGAGACAAAAAATCATTAAATTCCAGTTCACCCACCTCTCTGTCGTGTTTGCTcaagaatttctggagacccGAACAATTAAGAATCTGCAAAATGTAAACAATAACACATTAGATTTGTCTAAGAAATTCCCAATTCCAAGAATAACAATAATCAAATAGAGAGTAGATTACGAACAGCAGTCGGCCAGAAATCAGGAATCGATTTGATAAGCTCTTTTCTTTGATCGTAGAGAAGCTTCCGTTTGTCATTATACTTTCGTTTCACTGCAAACATCTTCTCATCCTCCCTTGCTTTCTTCTTACACTCCTCCTTCAATTTCAACTTCTCAAGGCGTGCATCGTCAGAGATCTACGATTCAATAcataaatggtggattcaacttCCTTCAAAATTATAATTATCAATCGATTAACTTTGTTTACCGTAAGATGGAATTGATTACCTTTTTAATCTTATCTTCAACTTCTCTCCCCTTCTCTATGCAGATATCGAGGATATCCTCTATCGACATCATGATTACTTCTCAATTTGTCTGAATTTCACTGCGGAATTGGGGAAAACATCAACCCTAACTTACTGCAGAATTCAATTGGAAAAGAGACTCTTTCCTATCCATTTTGATATTTAGGCACGTGGAGTAAGGCGGGGCGAAGGGTGGGCCCGCCCAAGTAAATTCTTAAAAACAATCCAACGGCTAAATATTcggaatcatcaaatttgatataAGCTGGTTATCTTAAAAACAATCCAATGCTTTTTTGGCCATCCACCGTTAGTTGTGTTTGGGACATATCTGACCGTTCGCTGCCTTTCTTCAAAGTTCAAAACCGCTCCTCTTTTGTAGTTTCAACGTGTCACAAGCTCTGGTTTTCTATCCTATTTAGCTTATGTCTCTACTGTTAGGATTTacttttttgtaattttgaaagcTTTTGAAAACCGAATGGTGGATAGTTATCCAAAACCTAACCGATATATAATCACCCTTAACCCATGATTATGTCAATAACCACTTCCAAATCTCTTTTATCACATTTTCTTCTCCAGCCACTCTTAACATCAGTAACTTGCCTTAATTTTCTTGCTCTTTATTACCAAAATAGAGAGGTTTTTCAACACAGATAATGCATTTGTTTCCCTAATTTCCACAATGTATTTGTTCTGTTGATGTTTATGATGGTTCACTAATTCCGActtattctttggtatttttatGCAACTCAGGTTACATGAAGAAAATGACAAGGTTTGCGCAATCAGGATTTTGAGACCTGATCTATTAATTGATATTGGATCGTTTTTCTGATAATTTTGAATAGTTTCAAGTTTTTCAAGTCAAGTTAGATATAGATTTTTAGACCTCCATCCGCATCCGCTTGCTTTGGTTTTTTAAATGGAAatgcaatttcttttcttttcagtcACTATTAATTTAATCTTTTTTGTGCATGATAGCAAACAGAATTGGTTTATTCTTTTCTCTTCAGTTTATCCACTTTGCTTTTTTGTTTTAAGACCCAAATGCAGGTTTGAAAGTAGAATTGGTTCATTATTTCTTTCcagttttttttccttcttagtTTGAAGACGCAAAAATGGATTTTGCTAGGGAGAAATATACGAATAACTGCATCTACGAAAGCCACCATTCAACAAATGCAGGAAGTCGTAGAGATTAAATAGAAGTTTGTAATTATTTATAAGGTTCTTTTGATTGCAAAAATAACCCAATTTTGTGGGTGCATGCACGCTGAAGTTCTTCACCAATTGTGCACAGTGCCCGACTAGATTAGGTTCGTTACTTTGTGTCTTTTGATGGGGGGTCATTGAGATTATTTGAGAAATAATATTTCAGTACGTTGATCACTTGATCTGGCCTAATTTTGATGTTATATTTTCTGAGTTTTTATCAGGCAGTGGGATCATTATAAGCAAGAATTAGAGGGATTGTGAAGATGTTTCTACTACACAGTACACAACCCACAAATCTAGAAGGAAAATTGAGCATGTGGACGGAATCTTGGGTATCAGGTAGGAAACATACGTCTCATTATTAGTGGGTGTTTTGCAGCAATAATAATAGGCCGAAGCCGTCATATTTGGGGAAAACTTAAGATAATTTTACTTTATAACTTGGTCAATTAGTTGTCCTGTGATAATGATACTTGAgtttggaaaagttttagatggtAAAACCTTTGCGGTTCCTTTGCTCATACACAATCACAGTTGTTCTCGGTCACCAAGGGTTGATGTCCATAttattgtttttttattattttttttgggttacAATAGTTTTCCAGGACTTATTACTAATAACTTACCAGGCAACGGGGCAATCACATACTAGAGGGAGATAAATCCTGAGTATGTGGAATCTTCTCAATGGGCTTCAAATTGTAAGGGTGACATTATTTTTACTTCAGGAGACGGCTCAAGTGGTAACCATTTCGGTACTGACAATCCTTTCAACTCAAGCAAGAAAAAAGACTCACTTTAACTTTATGTACAACTGTACATATCATTTATCGCAGGTTTCAGAAAGAAGACATATGTCTTAATATTAGTGGTTGTTATGTAGCAAAAGAAGTAGGTAATGCTATCTATTTGGGCGCCTAACATAATTTTacttaataatttttaatttagCTTTTGTGTAATAAATGTGTAGACTTGAGTTTAGTAAACTTTGTGGTTCTTCGCTCATATATTTGAGTTCATTTTTGgttgattcttctttaacctccTCTTGTAATCTTTCTGTTGTTTATTAAATGGTAATTTCTGtatctctttatttttcttaCTTTTTGGTCGGTTGTTCAATCTCAAAGGGGACAGTTTATTTACAGATTTCTCTTTTTTATATCTATCAGAACAATGAACATGTGGAAGGTAATTTTTCAAGCCAATGTATGGGATAATATGAATATTACTTATATTTATGATGTTCTAACTAAGTACTCAAAGAAATCAACGAACTTACGGGGGTGAAGTTTATGCACAGTTACATCTATAAAATCCATGACCACACCTTATTGTTAGTACCTACTAAGAAAATCACAACGTTTACATCACACTAAATCATGAAATCCAACGCACCGAAGGCGCATGAGTGGTTGACACCAGGCCGAAGGCCTGGTTGATACCCTGGTATTCTTTAATTTCTGGATTCCGGGAGAATAGACAAATTGGTGAGTCACGTTATGCAAAACGGCGATTGACTCGGTGAAAATTTTCTTCTTTCGAATCTCAATTTTTGTGCTCAGTTTCATCAATTCAGGTGGAATCGAGTTCATTAATTCTTGTTTTCTTCATATTTCATGATTAGAGATCATTAGTTCAGGTGGTTTTCATGGATTCTTGTCCAAAAACCAGTTGTCCTGATGATTCTCATTCAACAAAATTAGGTTTAACTCAAAATAACTCTGAATCAAAAATTCCAATAATAGATTTACGTGATGATCTCTTTGAGGAGGGTCTTAATCCATGGAAATTTTCACTCATTGGTTGATTATATTTACAGAAGATCAAATTTGTGGATGCTGCTATTATTCTACGTCAACAATGAAAATTAGTAGGAGAATGTAAACTTATTCCATTAGGAAGAGGTTTCTTCACAATCGAACTGGATAATGAAGTTGATCGAATGACCATCAAAGCTGGCATGTGGGAAGTGAATGATCAAGTATTACAAGTTAGAATTGGGTTTCAAATTTCAGACCATCATCACAATGTACATCTAAAGCTCAAGTTTGGGTTAGGTTACCTGGTTTAGGTTTGGAATTTTGGAAGGAGGAAATTTTGTTCACAATATGTAAGGAAATCAGAACTCCTATTAAGATTGATATTGCTACTGCAAATTGCGAAGTAGTTATTATGCTAATGTTCTAGTTGAAGTAGATTTTGATCATTCTATTCCTAACAAAATCTGGATTGGTACAAAGTTTGGAGGATATATTCAAGATATTTCAATTCTTGTATGTCCTAAATTTTGTCATAACTACAAAATCATTGGTCATCTAACCACTGAATGTAGGGCTGAGCAGAACGAAACTAAAGTTGATAATGCAGGTGGAGAgaatagtaatttttttttactacaCCAGCAAAGCAACAACAAATTCTATTTGACATTGGTGATGTATCAGAAAGAGCAGGTGAGGATTCCATAGTTAATATTATTCATGAATCACAAGTTATCAAGTTAACTACAGGAAATAATTTGTCACACAAAAGTAAATTCAGTCCTCATGAATGTGAAGAAGGTGAAATAGTTAATGAAGCTGTCATTAAAGAAATTCCAATTGGCACAACACCAAAGAAGGTTAACAGTTTAGAAAGTACTGCTATTAAGTTTGTAAATGGAAAAAATGGTCAAGTATCCAATGAAGTTGTTAAAGTGACCTCTTGGTCCAAAATCGTTGAAAAAGAAATGGTATCTAATACAACATCTTCTTCAATTGCTACAAGTCCAACTGATCCAGTAAAGGTAACTAAACAAGTTCCAGCAAATAATAAGTATAATTTCAGGAAAAATCAAGGAAAATGAGGTACTAAAAATCCTCCACCTCCTGTCAAATGAAGATAGTATATTGGAATATCATGGGCCTGAGAAGACCTAAGGCTCAGGATAAATTGAGGTCTTTAGTTAACTAGTTTAGTCCTTCTTTAGTTAGGATTGCAGACCAAAAGTTAAATGCAGTGCTTCTTTTTGTGAAAAGTTAAATTTAGCTGGAATGCAAAGTATGATAATTCATAATTCTACATCAAACAATAAAGGTAACATATGGTTGTTTTGGAGTAAAAATATCATTTCTCCTCAAGTAATTTCTGTTTCCAGTCAAATGATTACAGTGAGTACTGCAGATGTTCTTGTATCTGGAGTTCATGCTCATGTAAAGAAAGTTCAAAGAAGGTTTTTAGGGTCTGAGATGGAAATCATAAGTGAGTTAAACAAACCTTGGATAGCTTTGGGTGATTTTAATGCAGTTATTTCACTTGATAAAAAAATGAGTGGTAAAACTCCTAACAGATCTTCAATGCTGGAATTCTCAACTTGTTTAGAAAATTGTGAACTTATTCAAGCTCCTAAAATAGGGTTACAATTTTCATGGTCAAATTGACAGCAAGGCAAAAATAGAATTTTGTGCACTCTAGATAAAGCAGTCTTTAAATAAAAATGGCTACAGAAATTTGGTGATTGGGGTTATAAAGTTGGTTTAAGGGTAGTGCCAGATCATGCACCATTATTTGAAGGTTGCTCTAATATTAAACCTCATAATTGTCTAAGAAAATTTCAGAAAATGTGGATTTATCTTCCTGAATTTTTATTAGTTGTAAAGGAGTGTTGGGCTAAACATATTTCAGGTGATCCAACTTACATCTTTATGCAGAAATTAAAAGCTTTAAAAAAGGAGTTGAATGACtggaaatggaattttttttgtagtgTTCAAGTTAAGATAAATGAAGCAGAAGAAAAAGTTAATGCAATAATGAAATATTCTGATGAGCATCCTTTTGATGAGGAAGCATTTAAGAACTTAGTTACAACTCAAAATGAACATGCCAATAGAGAAGTACAAGCTAATGTGATGATAACGCAAAAATCAAGTGGAAAATGGATTCGAGAAGGAGCAGCAAATACTCAATTCTTCCATACCAAGATGAAAATAAGGCAAGCTAAAAATTTGATTAGTGAGCTTGAAGATAGTAATGGTAATATCATATCTGATCCTTCTCTCATTGTTGATTCTTTAGTTCAacattttcaaatatttgaatTTCAATAGGTTAATATTTCAGAGAAATTATTGGATGTTATTCCTTCATTAGTAAGTACTTCAGatcaagaaatgttggatgcatTGCCAagttatgaagaaatcaaaaatatcacttttcaaaTGGATCCAGAGAGTTCTCCTGGACCTGATAGTTTTTCTGGTATTTTTTATAGAACCTGTTGGGATATCATTTGTTCTGACTTAGTGGCAGCAATTCAGTTTTGTTGGAAAAGAAGATTCATACCAAAAGGAATGAATTCAAATTTCTTAGTTCTTCTTCCTAAATTTCAAGGAGCTAAAAAGGCAAACCAGTTTAGACCAATTGGCTTAAGCAATGTACTATTCAATATCTTCACTAAAATCATTACTTTAAGAATGAATAGTCTTATGGCCA includes the following:
- the LOC113286620 gene encoding uncharacterized protein LOC113286620 encodes the protein MMSIEDILDICIEKGREVEDKIKKISDDARLEKLKLKEECKKKAREDEKMFAVKRKYNDKRKLLYDQRKELIKSIPDFWPTAILNCSGLQKFLSKHDREIIKFINSVVVEDGEITFFFDEKNPYLKNTCLTAIYSRTDKQIVHKKGTKILWKKDAGTTTGSENKIPGSIQSLKDIKIKSFFTRFFEPKRKTPQKPYDEVLKTIEEHLWPRVFGYFSNRWITALEAEKGIKHKIALDELLNIHLKLQTIDGEEYRESVAVEREFEKKARERQVLIEQKCNKDQRPLYQERNEIVEKFPNFWLLAFLSHYALGDLFSEEDQKIFRFVKSMCVEDEEDVVSGYTITLNFNKNPYFTNTTLIKRISFGEDGTTILSAVHINWEVIMDIATEYQHNTSVTNISFFTWFCAPQKFKTRHHDEVSGLIKDELWPNVVAYFINGNESDEEDEQPKGVEEWHKKRC